A window of Auraticoccus monumenti contains these coding sequences:
- the rmuC gene encoding DNA recombination protein RmuC, producing MDSTAPALLVGLLIGLVIGLAVTLLLARGRKQVDRAEAQADGDRSQVEVERARAEADRAKGEAAVARSEAADARTQVAEAQQRAAEAQQRAAESVAEAQLRVTEAVTEAKGAVADLAGVRARLSGVQAERDAAQLRAEGLAADREALTNQFKVLSAETLDVQGRQAEAVADQRLRATEALLAPVRESLKAVNDRLSEVEKERVRLSTDLVNQVRAVHQTGESLRHETRALVTALRKPQVRGAWGEMQLKRVAEVSGMIEHCDFTAQHTTTADDKVVRPDMRVDLSDGKCVFVDSKVPLAAFLEAHETDDPAEREAAMARFAQNVRTHVDQLSAKRYWSAEEGTPEFVVLFMPSEALAAEAFSVLPDLHNYAAAKDVVLATPTTLIAMLRAVAYGWKQARLAENAADVLRLGRELHDRLSTLGKNFDRVGRGLRSAVNAYNQTLGTLETRVMVSARRFRDLNVTDAELDGYTPVEEPVRSLVDAELVEDAAQVEPMIGRQRRTPRLTTGQEHDTLFGRDPGLDELVEGEVDEGATSERRRTS from the coding sequence ATGGACTCCACCGCCCCCGCGCTGCTGGTCGGCCTGCTCATCGGGCTCGTGATCGGCCTCGCCGTCACCCTGCTGCTGGCCCGTGGCCGCAAGCAGGTCGACCGTGCCGAGGCGCAGGCTGACGGCGACCGCTCGCAGGTCGAGGTGGAGCGCGCCCGCGCCGAGGCCGACCGGGCCAAGGGCGAGGCCGCCGTGGCGCGCAGCGAGGCCGCCGACGCCCGCACCCAGGTCGCGGAGGCCCAGCAGCGCGCGGCGGAGGCCCAGCAGCGGGCGGCCGAGTCCGTGGCCGAGGCCCAGCTGCGCGTCACCGAGGCGGTCACGGAGGCCAAGGGCGCCGTCGCCGACCTTGCGGGGGTCAGGGCCCGGCTGTCGGGGGTGCAGGCCGAGCGGGACGCCGCCCAGCTGCGCGCCGAGGGGCTGGCCGCCGACCGCGAGGCCCTCACCAACCAGTTCAAGGTGCTGTCGGCGGAGACGCTGGACGTGCAGGGCCGGCAGGCCGAGGCCGTGGCCGACCAGCGGCTCCGGGCCACCGAGGCGCTGCTGGCGCCGGTCCGGGAGAGCCTGAAGGCGGTGAACGACCGGCTGAGCGAGGTCGAGAAGGAGCGCGTGCGCCTGTCCACCGACCTGGTCAACCAGGTCCGTGCGGTGCACCAGACCGGTGAGAGCCTGCGCCACGAGACGCGCGCCCTGGTGACGGCCCTGCGCAAGCCCCAGGTCCGCGGCGCCTGGGGTGAGATGCAGCTGAAGCGAGTGGCCGAGGTGTCGGGGATGATCGAGCACTGCGACTTCACCGCCCAGCACACCACCACCGCCGACGACAAGGTGGTCCGCCCCGACATGCGGGTGGACCTGTCCGACGGCAAGTGCGTCTTCGTCGACTCGAAGGTGCCGCTGGCTGCCTTCCTGGAGGCCCACGAGACCGACGACCCCGCTGAGCGGGAGGCCGCCATGGCCCGCTTCGCCCAGAACGTGCGCACCCACGTCGACCAGCTGTCGGCCAAGCGCTACTGGTCGGCCGAGGAGGGCACGCCGGAGTTCGTGGTCCTGTTCATGCCCAGCGAGGCCCTGGCCGCCGAGGCCTTCTCGGTCCTGCCCGACCTGCACAACTACGCCGCCGCCAAGGACGTCGTGCTGGCCACCCCCACCACGCTGATCGCCATGCTGCGCGCGGTGGCCTACGGCTGGAAGCAGGCCCGGCTGGCCGAGAACGCCGCCGACGTCCTCCGGCTCGGCCGCGAGCTGCACGACCGGCTCAGCACCCTGGGCAAGAACTTCGACCGGGTCGGACGCGGGCTGCGCTCTGCGGTCAACGCCTACAACCAGACCCTGGGCACGCTGGAGACCCGGGTGATGGTGAGCGCCCGGCGCTTCCGTGACCTCAACGTCACCGACGCCGAGCTGGACGGCTACACCCCCGTCGAGGAGCCGGTGCGCTCCCTGGTGGACGCCGAGCTGGTCGAGGACGCCGCCCAGGTCGAGCCGATGATCGGACGCCAGCGGCGCACCCCGCGGCTGACCACCGGGCAGGAGCACGACACCCTCTTCGGCCGTGACCCCGGTCTGGACGAGCTGGTCGAGGGCGAGGTCGACGAGGGCGCGACGTCCGAGCGGCGCAGGACCAGCTAG
- the xseA gene encoding exodeoxyribonuclease VII large subunit, producing MGLESSPEQPQPLRVIAHQVKGWIDRLGWVWVEGQLIQVNRRAGSATVFLTLRDKLAEVSASVTTGPQVLDAAGPLTEGATVVARLRPSYYTPNGRLSYLCDEIRPVGEGRLLAQLEQRKRMLQAEGLFDRSRKKPLPFLPRVVGLVTASKSAAERDVVDNARRRWPGVVFRIRYAQVQGPNAATQVMEALAALDREPEVDVIVVARGGGSVEDLLAFSDEGVVRATAACRTPVVSAIGHETDSPILDLVADVRASTPTDAARAVVPDVGEERLRVQQARERMRRALQQRLDREQHRLDELRRRPVLTDPLASFELRHEQLVGMRQRLHRAVEHALQREHTAVEHLLARARSLSPLATLERGYAVLADADGHTVSSVRGLEPQASVRAWLRDGTADLVVTATSPDPTAVQEDR from the coding sequence ATGGGTCTGGAGTCGTCACCGGAGCAGCCGCAGCCGCTGCGCGTGATCGCCCACCAGGTCAAGGGCTGGATCGACCGGCTGGGCTGGGTGTGGGTCGAGGGGCAGCTGATCCAGGTGAACCGCCGCGCGGGTAGCGCCACGGTGTTCCTCACCCTGCGCGACAAGCTGGCGGAGGTGTCGGCCAGCGTCACCACCGGCCCCCAGGTGCTCGACGCCGCCGGCCCGCTGACCGAGGGGGCCACGGTGGTCGCCCGGCTGCGCCCCTCCTACTACACCCCCAACGGGCGCCTCTCCTACCTCTGCGACGAGATCCGCCCGGTCGGCGAGGGGCGTCTGCTGGCCCAGCTGGAGCAGCGCAAGCGGATGCTCCAGGCAGAGGGGCTGTTCGACCGCTCCCGCAAGAAGCCGCTGCCCTTCCTGCCCCGGGTGGTCGGTCTGGTCACCGCGTCCAAGAGCGCCGCCGAGCGCGACGTGGTCGACAACGCGCGACGCCGCTGGCCGGGCGTGGTCTTCCGGATCCGCTACGCGCAGGTGCAGGGCCCCAACGCCGCCACCCAGGTGATGGAGGCGCTGGCCGCCCTGGACCGCGAGCCCGAGGTGGACGTCATCGTGGTGGCCCGCGGCGGGGGCTCGGTGGAGGACCTGCTCGCCTTCTCCGACGAGGGCGTGGTCCGTGCCACGGCGGCCTGCCGGACCCCGGTGGTCAGCGCCATCGGGCACGAGACCGACTCCCCGATCCTCGACCTCGTCGCCGACGTCCGTGCCTCGACGCCCACCGACGCCGCCCGCGCCGTGGTGCCCGACGTCGGCGAGGAGCGGCTGCGGGTGCAGCAGGCACGGGAGCGGATGCGCCGGGCGCTCCAGCAGCGGCTCGACCGCGAGCAGCACCGCCTCGACGAGCTCCGCCGGCGCCCCGTCCTGACCGACCCGCTGGCCTCCTTCGAGCTGCGCCACGAGCAGCTGGTCGGCATGCGGCAGCGCCTGCACCGGGCCGTCGAGCACGCCCTCCAGCGCGAGCACACCGCCGTGGAGCACCTGCTGGCGCGGGCCCGCTCGCTCTCCCCGCTGGCCACGCTGGAGCGTGGTTACGCCGTGCTGGCCGACGCCGACGGCCACACCGTCAGCTCCGTCCGGGGTCTGGAGCCGCAGGCGTCGGTGCGGGCCTGGCTGCGCGACGGCACCGCCGACCTGGTCGTCACCGCGACCTCCCCCGACCCGACCGCCGTCCAGGAGGACCGATGA
- a CDS encoding 4-hydroxy-3-methylbut-2-enyl diphosphate reductase — MTAPDQTLPVTQSRPTASQEKRVVVAAPRGYCAGVDRAVITVEQALETYGSPVYVRKQIVHNKHVVSDLEAKGAVFVEELVEVPEGAMVVFSAHGVSPMVHAEAAERNLRTIDATCPLVTKVHNEAKRFARQDLEILLIGHAGHEEVEGTAGEAPEHITLVQSPEEAAALEVKDPSRLAWLSQTTLSVDETLETVHKLRERFPLLMDPPSDDICYATSNRQAAIKQIAAGSDLVIVVGSANSSNTVRLVDVALEAGAAAAYRVDDASEIDEAWLEGVTQVGITSGASVPDDLVEGVLAHLTERGFPVAVEERLTEENLVFALPKELRRDLRRDVAGD, encoded by the coding sequence ATGACCGCCCCTGACCAGACCCTGCCCGTCACGCAGAGCCGGCCGACCGCGTCGCAGGAGAAGCGGGTGGTGGTGGCCGCACCGCGGGGGTACTGCGCCGGCGTCGACCGCGCGGTGATCACCGTGGAGCAGGCCCTGGAGACCTACGGGTCCCCGGTCTACGTCCGCAAGCAGATCGTGCACAACAAGCACGTGGTGTCGGACCTCGAGGCCAAGGGTGCGGTCTTCGTCGAGGAGCTCGTCGAGGTCCCGGAGGGGGCCATGGTCGTCTTCTCCGCCCACGGCGTGTCGCCGATGGTGCACGCGGAGGCCGCCGAGCGGAACCTGCGTACCATCGACGCCACCTGCCCGCTGGTCACCAAGGTGCACAACGAGGCCAAGCGCTTCGCCCGCCAGGACCTGGAGATCCTGCTGATCGGCCACGCCGGTCACGAGGAGGTCGAGGGCACCGCGGGGGAGGCCCCGGAGCACATCACCCTGGTGCAGTCCCCGGAGGAGGCGGCGGCGCTGGAGGTCAAGGACCCGAGCCGGCTGGCCTGGCTCTCCCAGACCACCCTCAGCGTCGACGAGACCCTGGAGACGGTGCACAAGCTCCGCGAGCGGTTCCCGCTGCTGATGGACCCGCCCAGCGACGACATCTGCTACGCCACCTCCAACCGGCAGGCCGCGATCAAGCAGATCGCCGCCGGCTCGGACCTGGTGATCGTGGTGGGCTCGGCGAACTCCTCCAACACCGTCCGGCTGGTCGACGTGGCCCTGGAGGCCGGCGCCGCTGCCGCCTACCGGGTCGACGACGCGTCGGAGATCGACGAGGCGTGGCTGGAGGGCGTGACGCAGGTGGGCATCACCAGCGGCGCCTCCGTCCCCGACGACCTGGTCGAGGGCGTGCTGGCCCACCTGACCGAGCGCGGGTTCCCGGTGGCGGTGGAGGAGCGGCTGACCGAGGAGAACCTGGTCTTCGCGCTGCCCAAGGAGCTGCGGAGGGACCTGCGGCGCGACGTCGCCGGCGACTGA
- a CDS encoding exodeoxyribonuclease VII small subunit, with protein MSTPDPSTEDELKALEELGYEEARDQLAEVVRALESGGSALAESLTLWQRGEKLAQVCQARLDGARALVESARADDATTG; from the coding sequence ATGAGCACACCCGACCCCAGCACCGAGGACGAGCTGAAGGCCCTCGAGGAGCTCGGCTACGAGGAGGCGCGCGACCAGCTGGCGGAGGTGGTGCGGGCGCTGGAGTCCGGCGGCAGCGCGCTGGCGGAGTCGCTCACGCTGTGGCAGCGCGGGGAGAAGCTGGCCCAGGTCTGCCAGGCCCGCCTCGACGGCGCCCGCGCGCTGGTCGAGTCCGCGCGCGCGGACGACGCGACCACCGGCTAG
- a CDS encoding aldo/keto reductase, which translates to MEYRTLGRSGAAVSTYALGTMTFGAESDEATAHEQLDLYLEAGGTLVDTADVYAGTESESIIGRWLTERGPAVRDQVVLATKGRFNTAGHPNGIGLSRKHLAQALDASLRRLQTDSIDLYQVHAWDALTPLEETVSFFDAAVAAGKVRYWGLSNFTGWQLTKAVGLAEHRGWPAPVTLQPQYNLLVRGIEAEIVPAVQDAGMGLLPWSPLAGGWLTGKYQRDSAPTGATRLGENPKRGMEAYDKRNAEERTWQVIDAVTEVAEELGASPTQVSLSWLAGRPAVTSVILGARTTEQLTQCLGAADVVLDDAQRQRLDEVSAPVLEDYPYGTAGEAQRHRAIDHQG; encoded by the coding sequence ATGGAGTACCGCACCCTGGGCCGCAGCGGAGCCGCTGTCTCGACCTACGCGCTGGGCACCATGACGTTCGGGGCCGAGTCCGACGAGGCCACCGCGCACGAGCAGCTCGACCTCTACCTCGAGGCCGGCGGGACGCTGGTCGACACCGCCGACGTCTACGCCGGCACCGAGTCCGAGTCCATCATCGGCCGCTGGCTGACCGAGCGCGGCCCGGCCGTCCGCGACCAGGTGGTGCTGGCCACCAAGGGGCGTTTCAACACCGCCGGCCACCCCAACGGCATCGGCCTCTCCCGCAAGCACCTGGCCCAGGCCCTGGACGCCTCGCTGCGCCGGCTGCAGACCGACAGCATCGACCTGTACCAGGTGCACGCCTGGGACGCCCTGACCCCGCTGGAGGAGACGGTCTCCTTCTTCGACGCCGCGGTGGCGGCGGGCAAGGTCCGCTACTGGGGGCTGTCGAACTTCACCGGGTGGCAGCTGACCAAGGCCGTCGGGCTGGCCGAGCACCGCGGTTGGCCGGCGCCGGTGACGCTGCAGCCGCAGTACAACCTGCTGGTGCGGGGGATCGAGGCCGAGATCGTGCCGGCCGTGCAGGACGCCGGGATGGGGCTGCTGCCCTGGTCCCCGCTGGCCGGCGGCTGGCTGACCGGGAAGTACCAGCGCGACAGCGCCCCGACCGGCGCCACCCGGCTGGGGGAGAACCCGAAGCGGGGAATGGAGGCCTACGACAAGCGCAACGCCGAGGAGCGGACCTGGCAGGTCATCGACGCCGTGACGGAGGTGGCCGAGGAGCTGGGCGCCAGCCCCACGCAGGTGTCGCTGTCCTGGCTGGCCGGACGTCCGGCCGTCACCTCGGTGATCCTCGGGGCTCGCACCACCGAGCAGCTCACGCAGTGCCTGGGTGCTGCGGACGTGGTGCTGGACGACGCCCAGCGCCAGCGCCTGGACGAGGTCAGCGCGCCGGTGCTGGAGGACTACCCGTACGGCACGGCCGGTGAGGCGCAGCGCCACCGCGCCATCGACCACCAGGGCTGA
- a CDS encoding alkaline phosphatase D family protein produces the protein MTSISRRGLISGAGATALTLPVLAGGGSVLPAQASPAQRFERLTLPSGVQTGDVTTSAAVLWARSSGEGRLMARIGGRTFRGPLATSDTDFTAHLPVQGLPAGTEVEAELWFVDGRGRRGESSVARFTTGSVRPRATSFVWTGDTAGQGWGINPELGGMTGYRAMHETRPDFFIHAGDTIYADGPLAETVVEPDGQVWRNVVTPEVSKVAETLAEFRGRHRYNLTDDNVRRFYADTPVIAQWDDHETTNNWYPGEVLTDERYTQEKRVDVLAARGRRAWQEYQPVTPSHVRGRGRDGFAEARIYRKISRGPLLDVFCLDMRTFKDPNTDGREPGLRHILGEEQTDWLIRSVRASRATWKVISADLPLGIVVPDGQAQESLSNADPGQPLGKELEIARVLQAFKRARVRNVVWITADVHYCAAHRYDPARAAFDDFDPFWEFVAGPISSGTFGANAMDQTFGPEVVFSKVADYPNQSPRGGNQFFGHAAISAEAEMTVGLRDTAGQTLWETTLTPQD, from the coding sequence ATGACCTCCATCTCGCGCCGCGGCCTCATCTCCGGGGCCGGTGCCACCGCGCTGACCCTGCCCGTCCTGGCCGGAGGGGGGTCGGTGCTGCCGGCCCAGGCCTCCCCGGCGCAGCGCTTCGAGCGGCTGACCCTCCCGTCCGGCGTCCAGACCGGCGACGTCACCACCAGCGCCGCCGTGCTGTGGGCCCGCTCCTCCGGTGAGGGGCGGCTGATGGCCCGGATCGGCGGTCGGACGTTCCGCGGGCCGCTGGCCACCTCCGACACCGACTTCACCGCCCACCTGCCGGTCCAGGGTCTGCCCGCCGGGACCGAGGTCGAGGCCGAGCTCTGGTTCGTCGACGGCCGCGGGCGGCGCGGTGAGTCCTCGGTGGCCCGCTTCACCACCGGCTCGGTCCGTCCGCGCGCGACCAGCTTCGTCTGGACCGGCGACACCGCGGGCCAGGGCTGGGGCATCAACCCCGAGCTGGGCGGGATGACCGGGTACCGGGCCATGCACGAGACCCGTCCGGACTTCTTCATCCACGCCGGGGACACCATCTACGCCGACGGGCCGCTGGCCGAGACCGTGGTCGAGCCCGACGGTCAGGTCTGGCGGAACGTGGTCACGCCCGAGGTCAGCAAGGTGGCCGAGACGCTGGCGGAGTTCCGTGGTCGGCACCGCTACAACCTGACCGACGACAACGTCCGCCGCTTCTACGCCGACACCCCGGTGATCGCCCAGTGGGACGACCACGAGACCACGAACAACTGGTATCCCGGCGAGGTGCTCACCGACGAGCGCTACACCCAGGAGAAGCGGGTCGACGTGCTGGCGGCCCGCGGGCGCCGGGCCTGGCAGGAGTACCAGCCGGTGACCCCGTCCCACGTCAGGGGACGCGGGCGCGACGGGTTCGCCGAGGCCCGCATCTACCGCAAGATCTCCCGCGGCCCGCTGCTGGACGTGTTCTGCCTCGACATGCGCACCTTCAAGGACCCGAACACCGACGGCCGGGAGCCGGGGCTGCGGCACATCCTCGGCGAGGAGCAGACCGACTGGCTGATCCGCTCGGTGCGGGCGTCGCGGGCGACCTGGAAGGTGATCTCGGCCGACCTGCCGCTGGGGATCGTGGTGCCTGACGGCCAGGCGCAGGAGAGCCTGTCCAACGCCGATCCGGGTCAGCCGTTGGGCAAGGAGCTGGAGATCGCCCGGGTGCTGCAGGCGTTCAAGCGGGCCCGGGTGCGCAACGTGGTGTGGATCACCGCCGACGTTCACTACTGCGCGGCCCACCGCTACGACCCCGCCCGCGCCGCCTTCGACGACTTCGACCCGTTCTGGGAGTTCGTGGCGGGGCCGATCAGCTCCGGCACCTTCGGAGCCAACGCGATGGACCAGACCTTCGGCCCCGAGGTGGTCTTCAGCAAGGTGGCGGACTACCCGAACCAGTCACCCCGCGGGGGGAACCAGTTCTTCGGGCACGCAGCCATCAGCGCCGAGGCCGAGATGACCGTCGGGCTGCGGGACACGGCGGGGCAGACGCTGTGGGAGACCACGCTCACCCCGCAGGACTGA
- a CDS encoding Rieske 2Fe-2S domain-containing protein has protein sequence MKLLNRFSGVFDTLAKKIEQAEVLDAAADPAAEGAGRLVSGPTVRSLLGGTPLGHPLHPLLVTVPIGAWATAAALDALGNKPGARSAVGVGVLVAPLAAAAGVHDWATTQGGERRVGWVHGLLNTVTLGLYAASWVARRRGNDRLGVLLTLPGLALLGTAGWLGGHLSYARGVGVDVTAFEPEIPEWVDVAASTDVQHGQLTGVSAEDTPVLLTRDADGTPRALADRCTHRGAPLHEGQVEDGCVRCPWHDSLFDLRSGTVVMGPASRPQPVLEVSEREGRLLVRRPAGS, from the coding sequence GTGAAGCTGCTGAACCGGTTCTCCGGCGTCTTCGACACCCTGGCCAAGAAGATCGAGCAGGCCGAGGTCCTCGACGCCGCCGCCGACCCTGCCGCCGAGGGCGCCGGTCGGCTGGTCTCCGGCCCCACCGTCCGCAGCCTGCTGGGCGGCACCCCGTTGGGCCACCCGCTGCACCCGCTGCTGGTCACCGTGCCGATCGGCGCCTGGGCCACCGCCGCCGCCCTGGACGCGCTGGGTAACAAGCCCGGAGCCCGCAGCGCCGTCGGCGTCGGCGTCCTGGTCGCCCCGTTGGCCGCGGCCGCCGGGGTGCACGACTGGGCCACGACCCAGGGCGGTGAGCGCCGGGTGGGCTGGGTCCACGGCCTGCTCAACACCGTCACCCTCGGGCTCTACGCGGCCAGCTGGGTGGCCCGCCGTCGCGGGAACGACCGTCTCGGCGTGCTGCTGACCCTGCCCGGCCTGGCCCTGCTCGGCACGGCGGGCTGGCTGGGTGGGCACCTGTCCTACGCCCGCGGCGTCGGGGTCGACGTCACCGCCTTCGAGCCCGAGATCCCCGAGTGGGTGGACGTCGCCGCCTCCACCGACGTCCAGCACGGACAGCTCACCGGGGTCAGCGCCGAGGACACCCCGGTGCTGCTGACCCGCGACGCCGACGGCACCCCGCGCGCCCTGGCCGACCGCTGCACCCACCGCGGCGCGCCGCTGCACGAGGGCCAGGTCGAGGACGGCTGCGTGCGCTGCCCCTGGCACGACAGCCTGTTCGACCTCCGCAGCGGCACGGTCGTGATGGGCCCGGCCAGCCGTCCCCAGCCGGTGCTGGAGGTCAGCGAGCGCGAGGGCCGGCTGCTGGTGCGCCGACCCGCCGGCTCCTGA
- a CDS encoding ABC-F family ATP-binding cassette domain-containing protein codes for MPALTTSNLTFAWPDGTPVLDGLDLTVGPGRHGLVGRNGVGKSTLLRLLVGRLTPLAGSLQAPGARLLEQDPAADPSALVADVLGITGVRDALRRIEAGSLDPRDYDTVGDGWDVEERARAELGRLGLGEVSLDRAVGSLSGGELELLSLGALLLTGAGTLLLDEPTNNLDGRARERLTDVVRGWRGTLLVVSHDRALLNEMDAVIELHRTGPAASRGVGHSVASVYGGGYDAYREAVEAEQQAAREAVTAASSALRQERRDLADSQQTLASRRQVGKKAEREKRVPGMVAGARKRAAQVSAGKYTALHEDRVERARDSLELAEQLLREERDIVVDLPDAALPRRRQVLTCESLRPARAAFTLDLDLRGPERVALVGRNGIGKTSLLRTVAGLQEPVSGTVQRHVPWRWLPQGADLLDDSLTVAENVAAHAPTATPLEVRSRLARFLFRGREADQPAGTLSGGERLRAVLACLLLAEPTPQLLALDEPTNNLDLPSVTHLVSALNSYAGALLVVSHDRPFLDDLRLDRVVDLDELTDHPDADDAPPPADPVDTPPAAEGRS; via the coding sequence ATGCCTGCGCTCACCACCTCGAACCTCACCTTCGCCTGGCCCGACGGCACCCCCGTCCTCGACGGCCTGGACCTCACCGTCGGACCCGGTCGCCACGGGCTGGTCGGCCGCAACGGGGTCGGCAAGTCGACCCTGCTGCGGCTGCTCGTCGGCCGGCTGACCCCCCTCGCGGGATCTCTGCAGGCCCCTGGCGCCCGGCTGCTCGAGCAGGACCCCGCCGCCGACCCCTCCGCCCTGGTGGCCGACGTCCTGGGTATCACCGGCGTCCGCGACGCGCTCCGCCGGATCGAGGCCGGGTCGCTGGACCCGCGCGACTACGACACCGTCGGGGACGGCTGGGACGTGGAGGAGCGGGCCCGGGCCGAGCTGGGCCGCCTCGGTCTGGGCGAGGTCTCCCTCGACCGGGCGGTCGGCTCGCTGTCCGGCGGTGAGCTGGAGCTGCTCAGCCTCGGCGCCCTGCTGCTCACCGGGGCCGGCACCCTGCTGCTGGACGAACCCACCAACAACCTCGACGGCCGGGCGCGGGAGCGGCTGACCGACGTGGTGCGCGGCTGGCGCGGCACCCTCCTGGTGGTCAGCCACGACCGGGCTCTGCTCAACGAGATGGACGCCGTCATCGAGCTGCACCGCACCGGGCCCGCGGCCTCCAGGGGCGTCGGCCACTCCGTGGCGTCGGTGTACGGCGGGGGCTACGACGCCTACCGGGAGGCCGTCGAGGCCGAGCAGCAGGCGGCCCGCGAGGCCGTCACCGCGGCCTCCAGCGCGCTGCGGCAGGAGCGCCGTGACCTGGCGGACAGCCAGCAGACGCTCGCCTCCCGGCGTCAGGTGGGGAAGAAGGCCGAGCGGGAGAAGCGCGTGCCCGGCATGGTCGCCGGGGCTCGGAAGCGGGCCGCCCAGGTCAGCGCGGGGAAGTACACCGCGCTGCACGAGGACCGGGTGGAGCGGGCCAGGGACTCCCTGGAGCTGGCCGAGCAGCTGCTCCGCGAGGAGCGCGACATCGTGGTGGACCTCCCCGACGCCGCGCTGCCCCGACGCCGGCAGGTGCTGACCTGCGAGTCGCTACGCCCGGCCCGGGCCGCCTTCACCCTCGACCTCGACCTGCGCGGGCCGGAGCGGGTGGCCCTGGTCGGACGCAACGGCATCGGCAAGACGTCCCTGCTGCGCACCGTCGCCGGGCTGCAGGAGCCGGTCTCGGGGACGGTCCAGCGGCACGTGCCCTGGCGCTGGCTGCCGCAGGGCGCCGACCTGCTGGACGACTCGCTCACGGTGGCCGAGAACGTCGCCGCGCACGCACCGACGGCCACCCCGCTGGAGGTGCGCTCGCGGCTGGCCCGGTTCCTGTTCCGGGGCAGGGAGGCCGACCAGCCGGCCGGCACGCTGTCCGGCGGGGAGCGGCTGCGGGCGGTGCTGGCCTGTCTGCTGCTGGCCGAGCCCACCCCGCAGCTGCTGGCCCTGGACGAGCCGACCAACAACCTGGACCTGCCCAGCGTCACCCACCTGGTCTCGGCGCTGAACTCCTACGCCGGGGCGCTGCTGGTGGTCAGCCACGACCGGCCCTTCCTGGACGACCTCCGGCTGGACCGCGTGGTCGACCTGGACGAGCTCACCGACCACCCTGACGCCGACGACGCACCGCCCCCGGCCGACCCCGTCGACACCCCTCCTGCTGCCGAGGGGCGGAGCTGA
- a CDS encoding class I SAM-dependent methyltransferase — translation MPDLIFSDPVLARLYDPLDPVRDDLDAYLDLVDELGAQSVLDVGCGTGSLAVLLAGRGADVVGLDPAAASLEVARGKPGADRVRWVEGDAAALPPLQVDLAVMTGNVAQVFVTDEDWAATLTAVHRALRPGGWLVFETRVPEREAWREWDPVRSRVEVDVPGFGRVASWTEVTAVDGPLVTFDSHVELLDRDQPLPVSTSTLRFRSQAELGTSLGEADFEVSEVREAPDRPGRELVVLARRSGGVGALADPT, via the coding sequence GTGCCGGACCTGATCTTCTCCGACCCGGTGCTGGCTCGGCTCTACGACCCGCTGGACCCCGTCCGCGACGACCTGGACGCCTACCTGGACCTGGTCGACGAGCTCGGGGCGCAGAGCGTGCTCGACGTCGGCTGCGGCACCGGCAGCCTCGCGGTGCTGCTGGCCGGTCGTGGTGCGGACGTGGTGGGCCTGGACCCCGCGGCCGCCTCCCTGGAGGTGGCCCGGGGCAAGCCCGGCGCGGACCGCGTGCGCTGGGTGGAGGGCGACGCGGCAGCACTCCCGCCGCTGCAGGTGGACCTCGCGGTGATGACCGGCAACGTGGCGCAGGTGTTCGTCACCGACGAGGACTGGGCCGCCACCCTGACCGCGGTGCACCGAGCGCTGCGGCCGGGGGGATGGCTCGTCTTCGAGACCCGGGTGCCGGAGCGCGAGGCGTGGCGGGAGTGGGACCCGGTGCGGAGCCGGGTGGAGGTGGACGTGCCCGGGTTCGGCCGGGTGGCGTCCTGGACCGAGGTGACCGCGGTGGACGGCCCGCTGGTGACCTTCGACAGCCACGTCGAGCTGCTGGACCGCGACCAGCCGCTGCCGGTCTCGACCTCGACGCTGAGGTTCCGCTCGCAGGCCGAGCTGGGCACGTCGTTGGGCGAGGCCGATTTCGAGGTGAGCGAGGTGCGGGAGGCACCGGACCGCCCGGGTCGTGAGCTGGTGGTGCTGGCGCGTCGCTCAGGCGGCGTTGGTGCCCTTGCCGACCCGACCTGA